A genomic region of Vitis vinifera cultivar Pinot Noir 40024 chromosome 7, ASM3070453v1 contains the following coding sequences:
- the LOC100245570 gene encoding aspartic proteinase nepenthesin-1, whose protein sequence is MASSGSHMIIVILLALAVSSALVSPAASTSRGLDRRPEKTWFRVSLRHVDSGGNYTKFERLQRAMKRGKLRLQRLSAKTASFESSVEAPVHAGNGEFLMKLAIGTPAETYSAIMDTGSDLIWTQCKPCKDCFDQPTPIFDPKKSSSFSKLPCSSDLCAALPISSCSDGCEYLYSYGDYSSTQGVLATETFAFGDASVSKIGFGCGEDNDGSGFSQGAGLVGLGRGPLSLISQLGEPKFSYCLTSMDDSKGISSLLVGSEATMKNAITTPLIQNPSQPSFYYLSLEGISVGDTLLPIEKSTFSIQNDGSGGLIIDSGTTITYLEDSAFAALKKEFISQLKLDVDESGSTGLDLCFTLPPDASTVDVPQLVFHFEGADLKLPAENYIIADSGLGVICLTMGSSSGMSIFGNFQQQNIVVLHDLEKETISFAPAQCNQL, encoded by the coding sequence ATGGCTTCATCAGGTTCTCATATGATTATTGTGATATTGTTGGCTCTGGCAGTATCGTCCGCGTTGGTTTCTCCGGCAGCTTCAACGTCGAGAGGTCTCGATCGCCGGCCAGAAAAAACTTGGTTCAGGGTCAGCCTCAGGCACGTCGACTCCGGTGGAAACTACACCAAATTCGAACGTCTACAGCGTGCGATGAAGCGTGGGAAGCTGAGACTCCAACGCCTGAGCGCCAAAACCGCGTCGTTTGAATCGTCCGTTGAAGCCCCAGTGCACGCCGGCAACGGCGAGTTTCTGATGAAACTGGCCATCGGAACGCCTGCGGAGACCTACTCGGCTATCATGGACACCGGCAGCGACCTGATCTGGACTCAGTGCAAGCCCTGCAAGGATTGCTTTGATCAACCAACACCGATATTCGATCCGAAAAAGTCGTCGTCGTTCTCGAAACTGCCATGCAGCAGCGACCTCTGTGCGGCTCTTCCGATCTCTTCATGCAGCGACGGCTGCGAGTATCTCTACTCATACGGAGATTATTCTTCGACACAAGGCGTTTTAGCCACTGAAACCTTCGCGTTTGGCGATGCCTCGGTGTCCAAAATCGGGTTCGGGTGTGGGGAAGACAACGACGGAAGTGGGTTCAGCCAGGGGGCAGGGCTGGTGGGGCTTGGCCGAGGACCACTGTCGCTGATTTCCCAGCTGGGTGAGCCCAAGTTCTCATACTGCTTGACCTCCATGGATGATAGCAAAGGTATCAGTTCTCTCTTGGTGGGGTCTGAAGCCACTATGAAGAATGCAATCACCACTCCATTGATCCAAAACCCTTCACAGCCATCATTCTACTACCTTTCCTTGGAAGGAATCAGCGTTGGCGACACGCTTTTACCCATCGAAAAATCCACTTTTTCGATTCAGAATGATGGGAGTGGTGGCTTGATCATAGACTCTGGCACAACGATTACCTACCTAGAGGACAGTGCCTTTGCTGCTCTCAAAAAGGAGTTCATTTCTCAGCTGAAGCTTGACGTTGACGAGTCCGGCTCGACCGGGCTTGACCTTTGCTTTACCCTACCGCCGGATGCATCCACAGTCGACGTCCCACAGCTGGTGTTTCACTTTGAAGGTGCCGATTTGAAGCTTCCTGCCGAAAACTATATTATAGCGGATTCGGGTTTGGGAGTGATTTGTTTGACGATGGGGAGTTCGAGCGGGATGTCGATATTTGGGAATTTTCAGCAGCAGAACATCGTGGTGCTTCATGATCTTGAGAAGGAGACAATCTCATTTGCTCCAGCGCAGTGCAATCAGCTTTGA